A stretch of DNA from Campylobacter gracilis:
AAATTTCGCCGAATTTCGCGCGGCAAAATCGCAGCGCCCTGCGCCGTTCAATAGCACGCTCACGCTATAATCGCAGTTCGCACGGCTGCGCAGTTCGTATTTCGGTGTGATAAAATCGCAGCGCCCTGTATCCTGTGAGAGGCTGTGTCTGCCCGCGCCCGGATCGCGATGCGCACCAAAGCTCCGTTTGCTCGCGCATAGGCCGCAACGTAAGTTTAAATTTCGTGCGGAACCTCCCTGTTCGCGCGCACTAAATATAAAATTTCTATTCATAATAGCTCACTCCCCTAAACTGCTCGCTTACCACGCGCTCTTCGTACTGCTCGTCGCGCGCGCTTAGCGGTTCGTCCAGGCTCACGATGCGCCTAAGCCCCATCCCTTTGGGCTCAAGCTCGATGATCTCGTGGCTTAGGCGTGCGGCTTCGAAGCGGTCGTGGGTCACCAAAAGGCAGGCAAGCCCCTCGTGCTCGATCTTTGAGACCAAAATTTCGATCAGCACGCCGCGCAGATCGCGATCTAGACCTACAAATGGCTCATCAAGCAGCGCCAGATCGCAGCCGCTAAGGATAGTGCGCAAAAACGCCGTGCGCTTTTGCATGCCGCCGCTTAGCTCGCGCGGGAATTTATTCAGATCGCTCGGGCTTAGCCCGATCTTTGCGGCAAGGGCGTAAATTTCGCTCACGCCCGCGGGGCTAAAAATTTCGATATTTTTAAGCGCCGTGAGGTTCGGCAGCAGGCGGTTTTCTTGAAACAAAAAGCTGATTTTCTTAAAGCCGTTTTCGATCTGCCCGCTTTTTTTATCCTCCAGCCCGCAGACCAGCCGCAAAAGCGAAGTCTTGCCGCAGCCGCTCGGGCCAAAGAGCGTCTTTACTTCGCCCGCGCGCAACTGCAAGGAAAAATCTGAAATTATAACGTCGCGCAGAATTTCGTAGCGCAGATTTGAAATTTTTAGCATCATCTGCTCCACGGCATCAGTAAAATTTGAAGCGGCTTGGTCACGAGATAATCGAAAAGCGCCGTAAAGGCTATGGCTAGGCACACATACGCCATGACCTCGACCGTATCGATATTGACGCGCGCTTCGGCGATCTTTGCGCCGATGCCGTCGTTCGCGCCCAAAAGCTCCGCCATTACAAGCACTTTCGCGCCGTTGCTGACCGCGACGTAAATCGCAGGGAGCAGCCGTTCGATTAGATGCGGCGCGTAGAGGTAGCGCAGTTTTTTAAAAAAGGAGCTTTTGTAGCTGTCGAAAAGCTCGGTGTATTCGGCGCTCACGCTAGCCATCGCCTGCGCCGCGGACGCAAAAGTCATCGGCGCGACGACGATAACGACGGTAAAAAGCACGCTTGTATCGCCGAAATGAAACCAAAATATCGCAAGCACGATCCAAACGATGGGCGGAGTCGAAAGAAGCACGGTAATTAGCGGATTTAGAAAGGCTCGCAGGCTTTTGAAATACCCTGCCGCAAGCCCGCTGCAAATCCCCGCAAAAAGCGCGAGAAAGGTGCCTGCAAGCGCGCGCTTAAGCGACAGGACTAGATCGTTTGCGGCGAAATTTTTTAAAATTTCGCACGCCTTAGAAAAAACAGCCGCGGGTTCGGGCAGGATGAGCGGCCCGTAAGCCTCGCTCGCCACCTGCCAGACGGCTATGAAAAAGCACACCGCCCCTAGGCTCGCAAAGCCGCCCCATAGATAGTCTATGACGTAAAATACGGGGTTTTGAGCTTTGCGAATTTTATCGATTTTTAGCATAGAAAAAACTCGTCCTTAGGCATCGCGCCGCCGATGAGCTTGGGGTTAAATTCCATCAAAATTTCATAAAATTTCAAAAGCTCGTCCTTGATCTCGCTAGGCTTTTTGACGCACAAATTCGACATATCGATGCTCATAAATATCGCAGGCGGCGGCGTAGGAAAGAAATTTGTCCCGATCGCCGCGGCGCTTTGTTTGTTTGCTTTGATCCACGCAAGCGCGTCTGCCAGATCGGCATTTAAAATTTCAAAATCTGCCTTTCTCGCGGCGTAAAAATCGGTATCGGCGATGATGCCTGCTTGCGGGATGATGGGCTTTACCGAAAACGCCTGCGCCCACATATCGCTTAAATTTGCCCCTCGCTGCACGGCGATGCCTGATACTTTGCCCTTTAAGATCATAGCGCTTGCTAGTGGCTCGACCGTGATCGCGACGTCGTAGTCTTTGGCCAAAAACAGCTGCGCGCTCTCTGCGGGGCTAGCGGTGTAGTCGATATTTAGCCCGCCAATGCCCTGCTTTTTCGCTATGGCTCGCACGATGATGTCCAGCATATCGTTTTTAAAAGGCATGACGATCTTTTTGCCCTTCAGCTGCGCAAATTCCGTTATCTTCTCGCCTTTGCTCATCACGAAATTTAGCCCCTCGGTGAGGATATTTACCATGCCGATCTTGCGCCCTTGATTTGCGAGGTTCACCCCCACGTTGCTAGGGCTCATCATAACCTTATACTCGCCGCTTGCTACGCCCGCGCGAAGCTGATCGGGATCGCGCCAAAGCTCAAGCTTCGCGTCGTATTTTTTGCCGATCTGCCCCTGCATGCACGCAACGCCGATGATGAGGCTAGGCATCGCGGGCGCGCCGTAGATAGTAAAAGCTTCCTTTGCAAAAAGAGGGCTAGCAAGCCCGCTAGCCGCCAACGCAGACGTTAGTTTTAAGAAATTTCTTCTTTGCATATTCTCCTCTTTTCATTCCTGCCAAACGGCAAGATTTTGATAATCGATGTGCAATTATATCAAAAATAGGAGTGATTCGGTTTGATTAAGCTCA
This window harbors:
- a CDS encoding ABC transporter substrate-binding protein — protein: MQRRNFLKLTSALAASGLASPLFAKEAFTIYGAPAMPSLIIGVACMQGQIGKKYDAKLELWRDPDQLRAGVASGEYKVMMSPSNVGVNLANQGRKIGMVNILTEGLNFVMSKGEKITEFAQLKGKKIVMPFKNDMLDIIVRAIAKKQGIGGLNIDYTASPAESAQLFLAKDYDVAITVEPLASAMILKGKVSGIAVQRGANLSDMWAQAFSVKPIIPQAGIIADTDFYAARKADFEILNADLADALAWIKANKQSAAAIGTNFFPTPPPAIFMSIDMSNLCVKKPSEIKDELLKFYEILMEFNPKLIGGAMPKDEFFLC
- a CDS encoding ABC transporter permease, producing MLKIDKIRKAQNPVFYVIDYLWGGFASLGAVCFFIAVWQVASEAYGPLILPEPAAVFSKACEILKNFAANDLVLSLKRALAGTFLALFAGICSGLAAGYFKSLRAFLNPLITVLLSTPPIVWIVLAIFWFHFGDTSVLFTVVIVVAPMTFASAAQAMASVSAEYTELFDSYKSSFFKKLRYLYAPHLIERLLPAIYVAVSNGAKVLVMAELLGANDGIGAKIAEARVNIDTVEVMAYVCLAIAFTALFDYLVTKPLQILLMPWSR
- a CDS encoding ATP-binding cassette domain-containing protein; its protein translation is MLKISNLRYEILRDVIISDFSLQLRAGEVKTLFGPSGCGKTSLLRLVCGLEDKKSGQIENGFKKISFLFQENRLLPNLTALKNIEIFSPAGVSEIYALAAKIGLSPSDLNKFPRELSGGMQKRTAFLRTILSGCDLALLDEPFVGLDRDLRGVLIEILVSKIEHEGLACLLVTHDRFEAARLSHEIIELEPKGMGLRRIVSLDEPLSARDEQYEERVVSEQFRGVSYYE